The DNA sequence TGATGTCTTAACGTTATATCATCTTGCAGTTGATTTTTATCTATATTCTTTTGTGCTATTTTTAAAGACTCTTTGTCAATGTCTGTAGCTACAAAAGTCCAGTTATATTCGGCATTTCCTAAAATAGGGTATATACAAGTAGCCCCTGTACCAATATCCAAAACACGAACATTGCTTCTTATTCCTGAATTATCTAATAAATCTGAAATATGGTGAATATAATCTACGCGTCCCGGAATTGGAGGACACAGATTAGTGTCCAAGAATTCCCAAAAAGTAATATTATAATGTTTTATCAATAAAGCTGTGTTAAGAGCTTTTACGGCTTTTGGGTTGGTAAAATCAATTGTTTTATTATTATAAGTATTAATAAAAACAAAAGGTAACAATTCAGGTGATGCTTTACATAAATCATGCAAATCATATCCTAATTTATGCTTATTTTTTGAATGAAAACCTGTTTCTTTTTTCATGTTCAATAATTATACTTTAAATATACTCTCAAAATAATAAGTCCGCTGCATAAAAGTTCAAACAATAATATAAAAAAACCCGAAAGCCATACTTTCGGGTTAGAAATATTAAGTAATATATTATCTATTTAAGTGTAAACTCAGAAGTTGCTACTAAATCTTTTTCATTAAATACATTAACAATATAACGTCCACTTTCAAAATCTGCATCGTCTTTACTTGTAACAAACTCACAAATATTTAAGTTAGCATTCTCGTAATTAAATTTACTAATCATACTATAGTTAAGAGTTAAATCTTCAAACTGAACTTGGTCATTAGATCCTAAAATATTGTTTTGGGGATCTACCACTTGAACATATAACTCTTGGTTACCAGACTGCACTAATTTATTTTTAGCAACTGTAAAACAAACTCTAATTTTATCAGTACGTCTTGCTCTTTCTGTAGGGATTAGTTTTCCAGAGGTTCTTTCAATTACTCCAAAACCTTTTAACTCAACAGCTCCTAAAACAGCTGCATTTTTAACAACTTCAGCTAACGCAGTATTTTGAACCAACAAGGAATCTGTAAAAATAGAACGCTCTTCCAAACGCACACGTGTGCTATCCAAAGAAGTTGCCAAATATGAGTTTTCAACTCTCAAAGAATCATTTAATGCTAATAAAGCATCCATTTCTTTTTGTAAAGAAGTGTATTTTTGTTTGTATCTCCAAAGCGTTTTAACATTAGAGTCAGACATTGCTAAAGAATCAATGAGGCCTTGTATACGATTTCTAGCATCAATTAAATCTGAATTTGCTACTTTATTTTCACTTATAGCAATATCATATTGTTTTGCCATAGCATTTAAATCGTTCATTACCAATTGCTTTTCTTCCATCAAGTCATTTTGAACTTTTTCACTGTTTTTATACAGATTCATAGTATAAAAACCCGTTGCTAAAAATAAAACCAAAGCAATACCTAAAGCTACTTTTAATCCTATATTACTTTTATTATCTTCCATAATTACTATTTTTTTAATTGTTGTTTTTAAGAGTTTATATGTTATTTTTTTATACCGTATTAAATAAATATTGGTATTTGACTTATATACGTTTAACTTAAATTATTAGATGTTTTATTGAAACCCCAGAATTAGGCTATACAAATAAAAAAACAAAAAAAACTGATTTACAGCAGTTTAACTAATAAAAAGTATAGGTAAATTTTTGTTAAAATAAAATCATCATTCTAATAATTTATGAATCTGTGCATACTGTAATAAGATAATTGTTCTAACATCATTAATTTCACCAGAATTCAACATATTTAAAGCTTCACTAAAAGGCAATTCAAGTACCTCAATATCTTCATGTTCGCTACTTAAACCACCTCCTTTACTAACTTTCATATCGTCTGTGTAGGAACCAATAAAAAAGTACATTTTTTCAGTTAAAACTCCAGGAGAGGTATATGCTTCAAATACTTTTTTTACTTCTTTAATTCTATAACCAACTTCTTCTTCAGTTTCTCTAATAATACAGGCTTCAGGATCATCTTTATCTAACATTCCTGCACAAACTTCAATTAAATAACCATCACCATTGTCATTCATATAGGTTGGCATTCTGAATTGTTTAGTTAAAATTATGGTTTGCTTTTGTTTATTATATAGCAAAATACCTGCTCCATCACCCCTGTTATAAACTTCACGCATTTGAGTTACCCATTTACCGTTACTCATTAAATAATCAAAATTAATTCTATTGAGAATGTAATAATTGTCAGAAAGGAGCTTGCTTTTAATGTTTTTTATATGATTACTTGCCATACTCAAAATTTGGGGTTTGTTTACACCTATTTAGCTATTAATTTCTATTAACCTAAATATGCTTATTTCGGTAAGCAATTTCGTTAAAATAAATCAGTTTTAAAAGTAAAAATCAGTTACTGTTTCATATTGCTTTTAATTAAACTTTTTATATTAAAACAAAGGCATCATAAATTCTTTGTATAGGAAGTCCATTTACTGTTTGATTTTATTGAAGTTTTAAACATTATAATGTGTATAAAAAACCCTTAGATCAATCATTTTTAATTGTTTAGTCATTAAAAAACCAATACCTTTGGTACTGCTATTAATACGAATGTAATAACACACATGTTTACAGGTTACATAACTTTATTTTTCCTAAAATTATCATTATTCAATCAAAACCAAATTGTTATTGGGCTTTCAATAGTTGTTGGTTTTTTTCTTATCCTTTTAATTTTAGGTGTTAGAAAATCTTTTCTATTAAAAAAAGAAAATGACCGCTTAAATAAAATAAGTGAGCAACAAGCTGAAGATGACAAAAATAAGACATACAAAGATTTTACCGAAGGACATATGTACAGTAACAAATAAAAAACTATTAAACATTTATTAATTTAGTTTGTACTCACAAAAAAGCCTGCAATGCAGGCTTTTTTGTTATTTAAAAACATAATCAGGTTATTAGAAATAAACATAATTACCTAACAAGTTTCTTGTATTTAATACGTTTAGGCATCAAATCTCCTCCCAAACGTTTCTTTTTATTTTCTTCATAATCAGAAAAACTACCTTCAAAGAAATATACTTGTGAATTACCTTCAAAAGCTAATATATGAGTGCAAATTCTGTCTAAAAACCAACGATCGTGACTAATTACTACGGCACAGCCCGCAAAATTTTCCAAACCTTCTTCTAAAGCTCGTAGCGTATTTACATCCAAATCATTAGTTGGCTCATCTAATAATAATACATTACCTTCTTCTTTTAGTGTCATTGCTAAATGCAAGCGGTTTCGCTCACCTCCAGAAAGTAATTTCACTTTCTTATTTTGCTCGCCACCAGAAAAATTAAAACGACTTAAATAAGCTCTTGAATTTACTTCTTTACCACCCATCAAAATCAATTCTTGCTCGTCACTAAAGTTTTGCCAAATAGTCTTTTCAGGGTCTATATTAGAATGCTTCTGATCCACATAAGCTAGTTTGGCTGTTTCTCCAACCACAAACTCGCCCTTATCTGGAGTTTCCTCTCCCATTATCATTCTAAAAATGGTTGTTTTACCTGCACCATTAGGACCAATAACTCCTACAATTCCAGCCTGTGGTAAGTTAAAATTTAAATCCTCGTATAACAATTTATCGTCATAACCTTTACTTACACCTTTTGCTTCAATGACATTTGTGCCTAACCGTGGACCATTAGGAATATAAATCTCAAGTTTTTCATCAAGTTGTTTTTGATCTTGACTCATTAACTTATCATAATTCTTTAAACGTGCTTTTTGTTTAGTTTGTCGTCCTTTTGCTCCTTGACGAACCCAATCCAACTCACGCTCTAATGTTTTTTGACGTTTTGAAGCTGTTTTACTTTCTTGTGCCAGTCGTTTAGACTTTTGATCTAACCATGAAGAATAATTTCCTTTCCATGGAATACCTTCTCCCCTATCTAACTCCAAAATCCAACCAGCAACATTATCAAGAAAATACCTGTCATGTGTTACAGCTATTACAGTTCCTTTATATTGTGCTAAATGATGCTCTAACCAATGCACAGATTCCGCATCTAAATGGTTGGTTGGCTCATCTAATAACAACACATCAGGTTCTTGCAAAAGTAATCTACATAATGCTACACGACGACGTTCACCACCTGATAATACACTTATTTTTTTATCACCATCAGGAGTTCTCAAAGCATCCATAGCTATTTCTAACTTTGTATCTAATTCCCAAGCATCAGCAGCATCTATTTGATCTTGAAGTTCTGCTTGACGGTTCATCAACTTTTCCATTTTGTCCGGGTTGGAATACACTTCTTCCAAACCAAACATATCATTTATTTTATTGTATTCATCAAGAATAGCAACCGTTTTAGCTGCACCTTCTTTTACAATTTCTAGCACAGTTTTAGACTCATCCAATATTGGTTCTTGCTCTAAATATCCAACAGAATAATCTTGTAAAAAGGTAACATCTCCTTGATAATTTTTATCTATCCCGGCAATAATTTTAAGCAAAGTTGATTTCCCTGAACCATTAAGTCCTAAAATCCCAATTTTTGCGCCATAAAAAAAGCTTAAATAAATATTTTTTAACACAGGTGTATTTGCTCCTTGAAAAGTCTTGGTTAAACCAGACATTGAAAAAATCACTTTTTTATCGTCACTCATTTTTATTATACATTTTTAATTGTTTAACTTGAGTATTAATTGTAATAACTATTTAAACTCTGCCATTAAGGGCATTAAAAACCCATGCAATAGCGAAAAAGCCAATACCAACAGCTGCAAAACCCCATCCAGCTACATCATCATATCTAAACGCCCCCAGCGCAATTAAACTCAGTCCTACAAATATCATAATCCATGTAGCCCATGCTAACACAGTATTTTTATTCATTGCCATAATCTTTTCTATTTTTAGTTCAGAAAAGCAAATATCGTATTTTTTAATTATAAATCAACCATCATCTATTAGCGATAAATACTACTTGTCGAAAAACAATTATTAGAATACTTAATATGTAACTAATAAGTATTTTAAACACTGTATTATAAAAAAATGGTCAGATTATTACATAAAAAAATACTAACTTTTAAAAGTTAGTATTTTTTTATGTAATTCCGTTAAGATATGTCAACTAAAATTTGAGGATACTAATTTCAGATCGTCTATTTTGCTTATGCATTATTTCTGAACACCTTGTATGGTCATCACATTCATTAACCAACTTATCTTCACCAAAAGCTTCTCCTTCAATTCTATCACTTTGGAAACCTTTATCAAACAAATAATCAAGTGTACTTTTCAACCTTTTTTCTGAAAGTTTTTGATTATATATAGCGGATCCTCTTGAATCAGTATGTGAGGTGATTTTTAATGATAATTTTGGATACTCATTTAATATTAGCGTTAATTTGTCTAATATACTTTTAGATAAAAATGTTAAATTAGAAGAATCAAAAGGGAAATGTATATCCTCTAAATCATCAATTTTATTTTGTATTTCATTCCTTGTTTCTAATTTTTCTTTTTCTAACTGGGCTAATCTTGCTTTTTCTTTCTCCTGAGCTATCATTTTCTCATGTAAAATAGCTTTTTCATGCGCTCTATTAACACGAGCAATAGAATCTTCAATTCTTGATTTTTCTTTTGCTAATTCTTCAATTAAAGCTAATTTTTCTTCCTCTTTTTTAGTTAAACCCTTTTCTTCTTTAAATTTATAAACCAAACCAATGGCATGCTGTAAATGATTTTTAAAATTTGAATTCATAGCCCATTTTCCTGATGAATTTACATCCATTCCAATTCTATCAGTAAACCAAGTTCTAAAACCTATTACACCATTATATGTCCCGCGAGAATAATCATTAGCATGTGTAAAACCAACACCTACTCCTACGTAAGGATCAAACCAACCAGTATCTCCTATAATTTCATTTAAATCATAACTCAATCTTGAATCAATAGAAAAATAATCTTTATCTTCTGTAAGTGGGAAATTATCAACTATCTTTCCTTCCTTATACCGATTGTAGGCCACAATACCTTCAACACCTAATCCGCTTTTAAAATATCTACCAATACTTAATCGCGAAGGATATGGCACTGCATTCCATGCATCTTTTATATCAAATAATTTTCCAAAAGCATTACCTGAATCATCAACCGCATTAAAGCCTATTCCAAAAATCCATGAACTTACTTTTGTTGAATCTATTGATATGTTTTCTGTAGTTTGAGAATATGTTGTATACGTACTAACAACAAAAAAAAATAATAAAATTTTCTTTTTAAGCATGATTTTAATTTGGGGTTAAAAAATATATACGTAAAAATAGATAAATCATACAAAGACTAACAATATATACTTTGAATTGTATAAATAATCGATAATTGGACTTTGATTTAACAATATCATATAATTAATTTTTAAATTTAATAACCTACCTTAAAAAAATTAAATTAAAGAATTATATGTTTTCATTTTTTAACCATTTTTCCTTTCTAAAAAAAGTAAACTTGCTGAAAACCTCTTATATTTTTAGTATAGGTTAAAGATAAAATCAGAGTTAAGTTATGGCTTTTTTTAATAAACATCTTTTGCTATTATAATGCCACAGATGTCTATTTTAATATAACATTCGTTTTTAACTTATAAGGCTGCTTTAAAAATTTCTACTTTATTTTTTAATTCAGAATTCAGCTCCTCATTAACAATCTTTCCTTCTAAAAAATTAGTTCCAAATGTTGGTAAAGAAAATGATTCTATAATGTGAGCATCATGACGAGGAAATCTATCTTGTGCTATTGATAATACAGATGCTCCACCTCTAGCCCCTGGTGAAGTTGCCATCAATAACATAGGTTTTCCATAAAAAGTTTTACTTTCAATTCTGGATATCCAATCAAATATATTTTTAAAAGCAGTAGCATAAGCTCCATTATGCTCTGCTAATGATAAAATAATACCATCTGAAGACTTAATATTATCCAAAAAACTTTTTGCTGATTTTGGAATGCCATGCTCTTTTTCATAATCTATACCATAAATAGGCAGATCATAATCATTCAAGTCTAAAATTTGAATATTTACATTTTCGATTAAACTAGATGTATAAACTGCTAATTTTTTATTTATTGAATTTTTACTATTACTTCCTGCAAACGCTATAATACTTTTCATTTTTATGTTTTTGTTGAAACAAACTTATATAAAACAACTTTATGTTCCAAGTAAACTATTTTCACGAAATTCAATTTGGCATTTTAAAAACTAAAAAAGTTTGACTTATAAATTTTGAGGTTATACTTTTGTACTTTAGCTTTAAACTAAGCACTAATGGATATTAACTTCAATAAAAACGAAGATTACAATAAACTTTTAATTTCAGATTTAAACAAACGCCTAGCTCAAGTAAAATTAGGTGGTGGAAAAATCAATATTGAAAAACAACATAAAAAAGGGAAAATGACCGCCCGTGAACGAATTGATTTTCTTTTAGATACAGGTTCAAAATCTATTGAAATTGGAGCTTTTACAGGAGACGGTATGTATGAAGAACATGGAGGATGCCCTTCTGGTGGTGTGGTTATAAAAATTGGCTATATAAAAAGAAAACAATGTATTGTTGTTGCCAATGATGCTACTGTAAAAGCTGGAGCTTGGTTCCCCATCACGGGCAAAAAGAACCTTAGAGCACAAGAACTTGCTATTGAAAATAGGTTGCCAATTATATATTTAGTAGATTCAGCAGGTGTTTACCTGCCCATGCAGGATGAAATTTTTCCAGACAAAGAACATTTTGGTCGTATTTTTAGAAACAATGCCATTATGAGTAGCATGGGAATTACACAAATTGCAGCCGTTATGGGAAGTTGTGTTGCTGGTGGTGCTTACTTGCCTATTATGAGTGACGAAGCTTTGATTGTTGATAAAACAGGTAGTATTTTTCTTGCTGGAAGCTATTTAGTAAAAGCAGCTATTGGAGAAACTATTGATAA is a window from the Pseudalgibacter alginicilyticus genome containing:
- the rlmF gene encoding 23S rRNA (adenine(1618)-N(6))-methyltransferase RlmF, yielding MKKETGFHSKNKHKLGYDLHDLCKASPELLPFVFINTYNNKTIDFTNPKAVKALNTALLIKHYNITFWEFLDTNLCPPIPGRVDYIHHISDLLDNSGIRSNVRVLDIGTGATCIYPILGNAEYNWTFVATDIDKESLKIAQKNIDKNQLQDDITLRHQKNKLQIFKNVLKTDDMFSVSMCNPPFYKSEAEALEATTKKLQGLKIAGKAIRNFAGTKNELWYNGGEKSFIHNYLYESSLFKKQCVWYTTLVSKKELVKSMYMSLNKLGVTDIKTIHMSQGNKISRIVAWTFQ
- the nudK gene encoding GDP-mannose pyrophosphatase NudK; protein product: MASNHIKNIKSKLLSDNYYILNRINFDYLMSNGKWVTQMREVYNRGDGAGILLYNKQKQTIILTKQFRMPTYMNDNGDGYLIEVCAGMLDKDDPEACIIRETEEEVGYRIKEVKKVFEAYTSPGVLTEKMYFFIGSYTDDMKVSKGGGLSSEHEDIEVLELPFSEALNMLNSGEINDVRTIILLQYAQIHKLLE
- the ettA gene encoding energy-dependent translational throttle protein EttA gives rise to the protein MSDDKKVIFSMSGLTKTFQGANTPVLKNIYLSFFYGAKIGILGLNGSGKSTLLKIIAGIDKNYQGDVTFLQDYSVGYLEQEPILDESKTVLEIVKEGAAKTVAILDEYNKINDMFGLEEVYSNPDKMEKLMNRQAELQDQIDAADAWELDTKLEIAMDALRTPDGDKKISVLSGGERRRVALCRLLLQEPDVLLLDEPTNHLDAESVHWLEHHLAQYKGTVIAVTHDRYFLDNVAGWILELDRGEGIPWKGNYSSWLDQKSKRLAQESKTASKRQKTLERELDWVRQGAKGRQTKQKARLKNYDKLMSQDQKQLDEKLEIYIPNGPRLGTNVIEAKGVSKGYDDKLLYEDLNFNLPQAGIVGVIGPNGAGKTTIFRMIMGEETPDKGEFVVGETAKLAYVDQKHSNIDPEKTIWQNFSDEQELILMGGKEVNSRAYLSRFNFSGGEQNKKVKLLSGGERNRLHLAMTLKEEGNVLLLDEPTNDLDVNTLRALEEGLENFAGCAVVISHDRWFLDRICTHILAFEGNSQVYFFEGSFSDYEENKKKRLGGDLMPKRIKYKKLVR
- a CDS encoding CAL67264 family membrane protein → MAMNKNTVLAWATWIMIFVGLSLIALGAFRYDDVAGWGFAAVGIGFFAIAWVFNALNGRV
- a CDS encoding OmpA family protein; the protein is MLKKKILLFFFVVSTYTTYSQTTENISIDSTKVSSWIFGIGFNAVDDSGNAFGKLFDIKDAWNAVPYPSRLSIGRYFKSGLGVEGIVAYNRYKEGKIVDNFPLTEDKDYFSIDSRLSYDLNEIIGDTGWFDPYVGVGVGFTHANDYSRGTYNGVIGFRTWFTDRIGMDVNSSGKWAMNSNFKNHLQHAIGLVYKFKEEKGLTKKEEEKLALIEELAKEKSRIEDSIARVNRAHEKAILHEKMIAQEKEKARLAQLEKEKLETRNEIQNKIDDLEDIHFPFDSSNLTFLSKSILDKLTLILNEYPKLSLKITSHTDSRGSAIYNQKLSEKRLKSTLDYLFDKGFQSDRIEGEAFGEDKLVNECDDHTRCSEIMHKQNRRSEISILKF
- a CDS encoding NADPH-dependent FMN reductase codes for the protein MKSIIAFAGSNSKNSINKKLAVYTSSLIENVNIQILDLNDYDLPIYGIDYEKEHGIPKSAKSFLDNIKSSDGIILSLAEHNGAYATAFKNIFDWISRIESKTFYGKPMLLMATSPGARGGASVLSIAQDRFPRHDAHIIESFSLPTFGTNFLEGKIVNEELNSELKNKVEIFKAAL